One genomic region from Sulfurimonas sp. hsl 1-7 encodes:
- a CDS encoding KH domain-containing protein, whose amino-acid sequence MIAEFVAQFAKLIASNPEDVRVEVIEGDEVTEIVLYANQADIGKLIGKSGKMIGAIKTVISGCKAKDGVSYRINVEPIE is encoded by the coding sequence ATGATAGCTGAATTTGTCGCACAATTTGCAAAGCTTATAGCTTCAAATCCTGAAGACGTAAGAGTTGAAGTGATTGAAGGCGACGAAGTAACAGAGATAGTTCTTTATGCAAATCAAGCTGATATCGGTAAACTTATCGGTAAAAGCGGGAAGATGATAGGGGCTATTAAAACTGTTATCTCTGGCTGTAAAGCTAAAGATGGTGTGAGTTACAGAATAAATGTCGAACCAATTGAATAA
- the ffh gene encoding signal recognition particle protein: MFGTLTDSFTSAIKKIRFHDDEKALSKALNELKKSLLKADVNHKVVKELITKVEYRTKEKGIGKDQFLEALRETLTDLLEVGGNKGFVFAPNPPTTILMTGLQGSGKTTTTGKLANYLKNKKKKVLIVAADLQRLAAVEQLRQITAQIEVELYEDEATKNPVEVVKSALEYANSKIFDVVLIDTAGRLAIDDELMQELENVKKVANPDEIFYVADSLTGQDAVRTATTFKEKIGIDGVILSKYDGDSKGGVALGLSSQVEVPLRFIGLGEKMEDLEVFLPERIVNRLMGLGDIEGLAEKTANVIDEKQAKKLTKKIQKGKFNFNDFIEQMESMKKMGSMSSIMGMIPGMGGMSKAIKDFDFDNSSELKNIRAMVNSMTLKEREDPDLLNNSRKQRIATGCGLTVVEVNRMIKQFKNAGKMAKKFSGKNGMKQLQSMMGQMGGPGGLGGIPR, translated from the coding sequence ATGTTTGGTACATTAACAGATAGTTTTACAAGTGCGATAAAAAAGATCCGTTTTCATGATGATGAAAAAGCATTATCAAAAGCGTTAAACGAGCTGAAAAAAAGTTTATTAAAAGCGGATGTTAATCATAAAGTTGTAAAAGAGTTAATCACTAAAGTTGAATACCGTACAAAAGAGAAGGGGATCGGAAAAGATCAATTCCTTGAGGCACTTCGTGAGACATTAACTGATCTACTTGAAGTTGGCGGTAATAAAGGATTTGTATTTGCACCGAATCCTCCTACAACTATTTTAATGACAGGTCTGCAAGGTTCTGGTAAAACAACAACTACGGGTAAGCTTGCAAACTACCTGAAAAACAAAAAGAAAAAAGTACTGATCGTTGCAGCCGACCTGCAGCGTTTAGCGGCGGTTGAACAGTTACGTCAAATTACTGCACAGATCGAAGTAGAGCTTTATGAAGATGAAGCGACTAAAAATCCTGTTGAAGTAGTAAAATCAGCGTTAGAGTATGCAAACTCTAAAATCTTTGATGTTGTTTTAATAGATACGGCAGGTCGTTTAGCTATTGATGATGAGCTAATGCAAGAGCTTGAAAATGTTAAAAAAGTAGCAAACCCTGATGAAATTTTTTACGTAGCAGATTCACTGACTGGTCAAGACGCGGTAAGAACTGCAACTACATTTAAAGAAAAAATCGGTATTGACGGTGTCATCCTTTCAAAATATGACGGTGATTCTAAAGGCGGTGTTGCTCTTGGACTGTCATCTCAAGTAGAAGTTCCACTAAGATTTATCGGTCTTGGTGAGAAGATGGAAGACTTGGAAGTTTTCCTACCTGAGCGTATCGTTAACCGTTTAATGGGTCTTGGAGATATTGAAGGTCTTGCGGAAAAAACTGCAAACGTTATCGATGAGAAACAAGCAAAAAAATTAACGAAAAAGATCCAAAAAGGGAAGTTTAACTTCAACGACTTCATTGAGCAGATGGAATCTATGAAGAAGATGGGTTCAATGAGCTCTATTATGGGAATGATCCCTGGTATGGGCGGTATGAGTAAAGCTATTAAAGATTTTGACTTTGATAACTCATCGGAGCTTAAAAACATTAGAGCTATGGTAAACTCAATGACTCTAAAAGAGAGAGAAGACCCGGATCTTCTTAACAACTCAAGAAAACAAAGAATCGCTACAGGTTGTGGTTTAACAGTTGTTGAAGTGAACCGTATGATCAAGCAGTTTAAAAATGCCGGGAAAATGGCTAAGAAGTTTTCTGGTAAAAACGGTATGAAACAGCTCCAGTCTATGATGGGACAAATGGGTGGTCCTGGTGGATTAGGCGGTATCCCAAGATAG
- a CDS encoding YgjP-like metallopeptidase domain-containing protein encodes MKKLKYINHYPQAVQQQVQALIDANKLESYLTNKYPTPHSYKNDKALFSYVQEMKNEYMKKTSPLSKAVYDGKINVIHNALGTHHFISRVQGSKLKAKNEIRIASLFKNTPEEFLQMIVVHELAHFKEKEHNKPFYKLCEHMFSEYHQVEFDLRLYLTQLDIASKIDIWNN; translated from the coding sequence ATGAAAAAATTAAAATATATAAACCACTATCCTCAAGCTGTACAACAACAAGTTCAAGCTCTAATAGATGCAAACAAGCTTGAGAGCTACTTAACGAATAAATACCCGACACCTCATAGCTATAAAAACGATAAAGCATTGTTCTCATATGTACAAGAGATGAAAAATGAGTATATGAAGAAAACTTCGCCGCTCTCTAAGGCAGTGTATGACGGGAAAATCAATGTCATACATAACGCTTTGGGGACACACCATTTTATATCTCGAGTACAGGGCTCAAAACTCAAAGCAAAAAATGAGATACGAATTGCCTCTCTGTTTAAAAATACACCTGAAGAGTTTTTACAGATGATAGTTGTTCATGAACTTGCTCACTTTAAAGAAAAAGAACACAATAAGCCTTTTTATAAACTGTGTGAACATATGTTTAGCGAGTATCACCAGGTGGAATTTGACCTGCGTCTGTATCTTACACAGCTAGATATAGCCAGTAAAATTGATATTTGGAACAATTAG
- the rpsP gene encoding 30S ribosomal protein S16 encodes MTVIRLTRMGRKKRPFYRIAVTDSRKRRDGGWIELIGHYNPMNEEKTLVVDNERLDYWLSVGAKMSDRVKKITGR; translated from the coding sequence ATGACAGTAATTAGACTTACTCGTATGGGAAGAAAGAAAAGACCATTTTACCGTATCGCGGTAACTGACAGCCGTAAACGTAGAGATGGTGGTTGGATCGAGTTAATTGGACACTACAATCCAATGAACGAAGAGAAAACTCTAGTAGTTGATAACGAAAGATTAGATTACTGGTTAAGCGTTGGTGCTAAAATGAGTGATCGCGTTAAAAAGATTACTGGTAGATAA